The proteins below come from a single Nitrososphaera sp. genomic window:
- a CDS encoding ArsR family transcriptional regulator, translated as MPEETQLRAKRTRIKILRALANRNGSAGFSDIKSLTGLSTGSIYYHLERMDNYVSKSERHSYRITEEGRELLRQLDSSKTAHSNVQKKNTNHDQQTGAGGGEETLNGRGSGSAGRFLVVLALAAAGIAIMLSVLTGATVAPSGGSFHSVGILLFTAAGSSSCISLHCLAAAPASYSRPWHY; from the coding sequence GTGCCAGAAGAAACCCAGTTGCGGGCCAAGCGGACCCGCATAAAAATTCTCCGGGCACTTGCCAATCGCAACGGATCGGCGGGCTTTTCGGACATAAAGTCATTGACCGGCCTTTCGACCGGGTCGATATACTATCATCTTGAGCGGATGGACAACTATGTGTCCAAGAGCGAGCGGCACTCGTACAGAATAACAGAGGAGGGACGGGAGCTTCTCCGCCAGCTTGACAGCTCCAAAACTGCCCATTCAAACGTGCAGAAGAAGAACACCAACCATGACCAGCAAACCGGGGCGGGTGGCGGCGAAGAAACGCTAAACGGACGCGGCTCCGGCTCGGCCGGGAGATTTTTGGTCGTCCTTGCGCTCGCCGCCGCGGGAATCGCAATCATGCTGTCCGTCTTGACGGGTGCGACTGTTGCTCCTTCCGGCGGTAGCTTCCACTCTGTGGGCATCCTGCTTTTTACAGCCGCTGGGAGCAGCTCCTGCATTTCGCTTCATTGCTTGGCCGCGGCACCTGCATCATATTCGCGGCCTTGGCACTACTGA